In a genomic window of Flavobacteriales bacterium:
- a CDS encoding HAMP domain-containing histidine kinase, which translates to MSFRLRMAIVFTVLVGALLALFAVLVHAQSEHLREEEFFERLEDRAVLVERILVESRSMPMAEAEHLAQALRDALPDESIVVIDTLGEVMFQRSPIEMPASWRETATRKGRARITQGRRQYVVVDRPETLPFGIRYTMSSAIDAHGLESMAELRRSMLLTGLVALLMTAGLSWLYASWALVPVRLLVRKAAEIHEPTERLPVPLRRGDELAEMATTFNELLSRIDMAFSVQRSFIANASHELRTPLTILRGEAHQARQLADGNSAMMQRLKGIDEQAMVMQDLLEQLLWLAQTGGAAERIPTEAVRLDEAAERALDRCRARYPDRPVRFAMEADAEGREPLVRGNAVLLTATLYNLLTNAVKYGGERVELRISIIGDEVEATVTDDGAGIPAQAVARVKELFYRGSDAAPLDGHGIGLALVDRIMQVHGGRFEINAVEGKGTVAMVRLPLAL; encoded by the coding sequence ATGAGCTTCCGCTTGCGCATGGCCATCGTGTTCACCGTGCTGGTCGGTGCGCTGCTGGCCTTGTTCGCCGTGCTGGTGCATGCGCAAAGCGAGCACTTGCGCGAAGAGGAGTTCTTCGAGCGCCTCGAGGACCGCGCCGTGCTCGTTGAGCGCATACTGGTTGAATCGCGCAGCATGCCGATGGCGGAAGCCGAGCATCTGGCCCAGGCACTGCGCGATGCGCTCCCCGATGAGAGCATCGTGGTGATAGACACCCTGGGCGAGGTGATGTTCCAGCGCTCGCCGATCGAGATGCCCGCGAGCTGGCGCGAGACCGCAACTCGGAAGGGGCGTGCCCGCATCACCCAGGGCAGGCGCCAGTACGTGGTGGTCGACCGGCCTGAGACGTTGCCCTTCGGGATCCGCTACACAATGTCCTCCGCCATCGATGCGCATGGATTGGAATCAATGGCCGAGCTGCGGCGTTCGATGCTCCTGACCGGATTGGTGGCCTTGCTCATGACCGCTGGCCTTTCCTGGCTTTACGCTTCATGGGCCTTGGTGCCCGTTCGCTTGCTGGTGCGAAAGGCTGCTGAGATCCACGAGCCCACCGAGCGCCTCCCCGTGCCCCTGCGCCGCGGCGACGAACTGGCTGAGATGGCCACCACCTTCAACGAGCTGCTCTCGCGCATCGACATGGCCTTCAGCGTGCAGCGCTCGTTCATCGCCAACGCCAGCCATGAGCTCCGCACCCCGCTCACCATCCTGCGTGGCGAAGCGCATCAGGCCAGGCAGCTCGCGGACGGCAACAGCGCCATGATGCAGCGCCTCAAGGGCATCGATGAGCAGGCCATGGTGATGCAGGACCTGCTGGAGCAGCTGCTCTGGCTGGCGCAGACCGGGGGCGCTGCCGAGCGGATCCCGACGGAGGCCGTTCGACTTGATGAGGCTGCGGAGCGCGCGCTGGATCGCTGCCGCGCGCGCTATCCTGATCGCCCGGTGCGCTTCGCCATGGAGGCCGATGCCGAAGGCCGCGAGCCGCTGGTGCGAGGCAATGCCGTGCTGCTCACCGCAACGCTTTACAACCTGCTCACCAATGCCGTGAAGTACGGTGGCGAGCGCGTTGAGCTCCGCATCTCCATCATCGGTGATGAAGTGGAGGCAACGGTCACCGACGACGGCGCGGGCATTCCTGCGCAGGCGGTGGCCCGCGTGAAGGAGCTCTTCTACCGCGGCAGCGATGCTGCCCCGCTCGATGGGCATGGCATCGGCCTGGCCCTCGTGGATCGGATCATGCAGGTCCATGGCGGGCGATTCGAGATCAATGCGGTGGAAGGGAAGGGGACCGTGGCAATGGTGCGATTGCCCTTGGCCCTTTAA
- a CDS encoding response regulator transcription factor, which translates to MRALIVEDEPKVAAFLSTELEKQGFTVDAAMDGAEGERLALAQRYDIILLDWMLPKRNGIEVCRHVRASDPHVPILMLTALDGVEEQVKGFGAGADDYLPKPFDVTVLLARVNALIRRAHGRGSEALLVCGDLVMDHEAKRVTRADQPIKLTAREYGLLHFLLQRKGKVTDRNTILDHVWDTSFEAESNVVDVYINMLRRKIDKPFGHPLIHTVTGMGYVLSDQRP; encoded by the coding sequence ATGCGCGCGCTCATCGTCGAGGACGAACCCAAGGTGGCGGCATTCCTGTCCACTGAACTGGAGAAGCAGGGCTTCACCGTGGATGCCGCGATGGATGGAGCCGAAGGCGAGCGGCTGGCCTTGGCCCAGCGCTATGATATCATCCTGCTGGACTGGATGCTGCCCAAGCGCAATGGCATCGAGGTGTGCCGCCATGTGCGCGCGTCGGATCCGCATGTGCCCATCCTCATGCTCACCGCGCTTGATGGAGTGGAGGAGCAGGTGAAGGGCTTCGGCGCCGGCGCGGATGACTACCTGCCCAAGCCCTTTGACGTCACGGTGCTGCTGGCGCGCGTGAATGCCTTGATCAGGCGCGCCCACGGTCGAGGCTCCGAGGCCTTGCTGGTCTGCGGCGACCTGGTGATGGACCACGAAGCCAAGCGCGTGACGCGGGCCGATCAGCCCATCAAGCTCACCGCGCGCGAATACGGCCTGCTGCATTTCCTGCTCCAGCGCAAAGGCAAGGTCACGGACCGGAACACCATCCTCGATCATGTCTGGGACACGAGTTTCGAGGCCGAATCGAACGTGGTTGACGTGTACATCAACATGCTGCGCAGGAAGATCGACAAGCCGTTCGGCCATCCGCTCATCCATACGGTCACGGGCATGGGCTATGTGCTGAGCGACCAACGGCCATGA
- a CDS encoding DUF2309 domain-containing protein has translation MGADASETVFDEHAVLHALRHYLPAQAPLKDFIHHNTLHAFQHMPFHEALMKASRIFGYKVYLTVNEYRRLFREGRIRPEALDREIVARHGINGLAAWKHKLLEKPYDNAIVPRIGSLRAHWKRDRRIDLDALTHTLLFRVLNSYLDQGIAIWKFPVWDKGFLASVRELQRHAWSGLLRGERAQRLLLDEGTDIEALLGLLVGDSALYADYLFDQQFAHSGWSGLVAVIEGAPASLLDRRRISLKEVILFELLLEVDALDRQFPMGWQPLAEGMKHRPKPLFDRVPETEVDQVRALWQEAYEWTWYDELLAGIDMADWLKRTGERTQAIFCIDDRECSLRRHLEHLDPGFGTYGTAGFFGVEFHYKPEHGKFHTKVAPAPVQPKFLVKEVDSSGRMHRDVHFTRHAHGLVGGWLISQSLGFWSALKLFVGIFWPRSTPGTSDSFKHMDGQASLTVEHCGLFEDGLQVGFMVPEMAQRVEATLRSIGLVKDFAPVVYVVGHGASSVNNPHYAAYDCGACSGRPGSVNARVFCQMANHPGVRALLRDRGIVIPDGTRFLGALHDTTRDEIAYYDEGTLDEAQAAAHARNKGTFAQALERNAKERSRRFPSIDSTMKGETVHDRVKRRSVSLFEPRPEYNHATNAAAIVGRRALTRSVFLDRRAFLNSYDPLHDPDGNLLLGILNAVAPVCGGINLEYYFSRVDNQKLGAGTKLPHNVMGLIGVANGIEGDLRPGLPAQMIEVHDPLRLLVVVEQEPQLVLRTIQRVAATHEWFVNEWVQLVTVHPVDRSMHRYAKGAFVPFEPFTRDLPLTRDVLPDIERVEGNAHIAIIGA, from the coding sequence ATGGGAGCGGACGCGTCCGAGACGGTGTTCGATGAGCATGCCGTGCTGCACGCCTTAAGGCACTATCTGCCCGCGCAGGCCCCGTTGAAGGATTTCATCCACCACAACACGCTGCACGCCTTCCAGCACATGCCTTTCCACGAGGCGCTCATGAAGGCCTCCCGCATCTTCGGGTACAAGGTGTACCTCACGGTGAACGAGTACCGCAGGCTTTTCCGCGAGGGGCGCATCCGGCCCGAGGCGCTCGATCGCGAGATCGTGGCCCGGCATGGCATCAATGGCCTCGCCGCTTGGAAGCATAAGCTGTTGGAGAAGCCCTACGACAATGCGATCGTGCCGCGCATCGGTTCGCTGCGCGCGCATTGGAAGCGCGACCGCCGGATCGACCTCGATGCGCTCACGCACACGCTGCTCTTCCGGGTGCTCAACAGCTACCTCGACCAAGGCATCGCCATCTGGAAGTTCCCGGTGTGGGACAAGGGCTTCCTGGCCAGCGTCCGTGAGCTGCAGCGCCATGCTTGGAGCGGCCTCCTGCGCGGCGAACGCGCCCAGCGCCTCCTGCTGGATGAAGGAACCGACATCGAGGCGTTGCTTGGATTGCTCGTAGGCGATAGCGCGCTCTATGCCGATTACCTCTTCGACCAGCAGTTCGCGCACAGCGGCTGGAGCGGCCTCGTGGCCGTGATCGAAGGCGCACCGGCGAGCCTGCTGGATCGCCGCCGCATCAGCCTGAAGGAAGTGATCCTGTTCGAGCTGTTATTGGAGGTGGACGCGCTGGACCGGCAGTTCCCCATGGGATGGCAGCCCTTGGCGGAGGGCATGAAGCACCGGCCCAAGCCCTTGTTCGATCGGGTCCCGGAAACAGAGGTGGATCAGGTGCGCGCGCTCTGGCAAGAGGCCTATGAATGGACCTGGTACGATGAGCTGCTCGCGGGCATCGACATGGCGGATTGGCTCAAGCGGACCGGGGAACGCACGCAGGCCATTTTCTGCATCGACGACCGTGAGTGCTCCTTGCGCCGGCACCTTGAGCACCTTGATCCTGGGTTCGGCACCTACGGGACTGCAGGCTTCTTCGGCGTGGAATTCCACTACAAGCCGGAGCACGGGAAGTTCCATACCAAGGTGGCGCCCGCCCCGGTGCAGCCCAAGTTCCTGGTGAAAGAGGTTGACAGCAGCGGCAGGATGCATCGCGACGTGCATTTCACCCGGCACGCGCATGGCCTCGTTGGCGGCTGGCTCATCTCGCAATCGCTGGGCTTCTGGTCGGCGCTCAAGCTCTTCGTGGGCATCTTCTGGCCCAGGAGCACGCCGGGCACCAGCGATTCGTTCAAGCATATGGATGGGCAGGCCAGCCTCACGGTGGAGCATTGCGGGCTCTTCGAGGATGGCCTGCAGGTGGGCTTCATGGTTCCTGAGATGGCCCAGCGCGTGGAGGCCACCTTGCGGAGCATCGGATTGGTGAAGGACTTCGCACCGGTGGTGTACGTGGTGGGCCACGGCGCCAGCAGCGTGAACAACCCGCATTATGCGGCCTACGATTGCGGGGCGTGCAGCGGAAGACCGGGCTCGGTGAATGCCCGCGTTTTCTGCCAGATGGCCAATCATCCCGGAGTCCGCGCGCTCTTGCGCGATCGCGGCATCGTCATCCCGGACGGCACGCGGTTCCTCGGCGCCCTGCACGATACCACGCGCGACGAGATCGCCTATTACGATGAGGGCACGCTGGACGAGGCGCAAGCCGCGGCCCACGCGCGCAACAAAGGCACCTTCGCCCAAGCCTTGGAACGGAATGCCAAGGAGCGCTCGCGCCGTTTCCCGAGCATCGATAGCACCATGAAAGGGGAAACGGTGCATGATCGCGTGAAGCGCCGCTCGGTCTCGCTCTTCGAGCCGAGGCCTGAATACAATCACGCCACCAATGCAGCGGCCATCGTGGGCCGAAGGGCGCTCACGCGATCCGTGTTCCTCGATCGACGAGCCTTCCTCAACTCCTACGATCCCTTGCATGACCCGGATGGCAACCTGCTGCTCGGCATCCTCAATGCCGTGGCGCCCGTGTGCGGCGGCATCAACCTCGAGTACTACTTCTCCCGGGTCGATAACCAGAAGCTCGGCGCGGGGACCAAGCTCCCGCACAACGTCATGGGCCTCATCGGCGTGGCCAACGGCATCGAGGGCGACCTGCGGCCGGGCCTGCCCGCGCAGATGATCGAGGTGCATGACCCGCTGCGGCTGCTGGTGGTGGTGGAGCAGGAGCCGCAGCTGGTGCTCCGCACCATCCAGCGCGTGGCCGCGACGCACGAGTGGTTCGTGAACGAGTGGGTGCAGCTGGTCACGGTGCATCCGGTGGACCGGAGCATGCACCGGTATGCCAAAGGAGCCTTCGTGCCCTTTGAGCCGTTCACGCGCGATTTGCCGCTCACCAGGGATGTGCTGCCGGACATAGAGCGTGTGGAGGGGAACGCGCACATCGCGATCATCGGAGCATGA